TTTATCGTTGATCTTATATTTTCAAAGAATGACTCATCAGCTATCCGCCAGCCAAGGGAGAACGAGGGGAAGAAACTGTATTGCCTGGCACCTGTAAACTTAGAGGAACCGTCATAACGACCGTTTACTTCTAAGAGGTACCGATTAAACAAAGCATAATTTATCCGACCGAAATAGGAGCGTAGACCAAATTCGTGGTCCCATCCGTCATTGTCCTTAGTCCCGTCGTCGGCACCCTGACCGATGGAATTGATATCATTACTATGAAACCGTTCGCGATAGGCTGTCAGGTAATTGCGTGTGTTTCCTATTTGGGAATAACCGATTAAACCCTTTAAGTAATGGTCTTGAAACGTACGTTCGTACGTGAGTAAGTTGTTGATGGTATATTCCTTAAAATTATCGCGACGTTCTAATAAACTGTTGTTAACCACAGTTTTGGTGATGTTGGTATTCTGGTCGGTATTGGAGTATGCATTTGTAAAATTTTTATCATTTGTAAAGTTGGCGCGCCCTGCCAGCTGGACGGAAAAGTCGAGTCCTTCCAGGATATGGATGTCGGCCTTGACATACCCCGATAACAGATCGTCCTTCCGTCTTGATAGTCCGCCCTGTTCTGCAAACATTAAGGGGTTGTTTCCCTGTGTACTCAATCCATAGGTTCCATCGGGGTATTTTGGAACAGCCCATAAGGAGCCATGGAAAAAGTTGTTGATGGGATCTACTGTGGGTGCCGTTGATTGGTTGTACCGATAATTTACGTCGCCGCTGAAAGTGAGCTGTTTCGATACGTGATAGATCGAATTGAATTTGGCTTCGGCCAACTTGTTATCAAAATTGGTGATAATACCATCCTGGCTATTATAGCGAACACTTAAGCGATTCCGGGTTTTATCATTTCCACCGGAAACAGCAATGTGGTGGTTTTGGTGAGGTGCGGTATGCAGCATGGTTTGAAACCAGGTATTTGGAAGTGGATATTGATACCGGTCTGTGGCGTTAACCCAGGTTTGTATCGATTCTTCAGTGAATCTGTCGGGTACCGCGACCCCCGCGTTACTATAGGCTACGGCCTGTAGGTTCATATATTGCTCCAAAGCCATCATCTTAGGTCTGTTGATCGCGTTCTGCAAAGCATAATAGCCGTTGTAGTCAACCTGCACCTGACTCTCTTTGGCTTTCTTTGTAGTAATTAATACTACACCATTGGTGGCTCTCGATCCGTAGATAGCGGTGCTGGCAGCATCTTTAAGTACCGTGATATTTTCGATATCATCGGGATTAATGTCCGTCATCCGTTGTTCAAATCCATCCACAATAACCAGTGCTTCATTTTTGCTCAGATCAAATCCATCTGTAGAGGCAAGATTACTGTTGAAGGTGGTGATGCCTCTAACGCGTATGTTGGCCGTTGATCTGCCAGGAGCTCCTCCACGATCTTGAATGGTTACACCTGGCATGGTACCTTGCATAGCTTGCTGGATATTAGAAACCGGGCGTTGAGTGAGCTGCGTACCGTCAATACTGGCAACTGAATTAGTTAATGATGAGCGTTTTTGGCTGCCGTAGCCAACAACGACAACCTCGTCCAACTGTCCTGCATCTGGCTGTAAGGCTAGGGTGAGCTGATGTTGATTGGCAACGAGCTCCAAGGCAGTGTAACCTATATATTGTACGCGAATGGTAACCGGCAGTTCCTGGGAAAGTTTTAAAATAAAACTGCCGTTTTCATCTGACTTAGTAGATAAGGAAGTGCCTATCACATTAACCGTAGCGCCGGGGAGCTTTTCTCCAGTTTGTTCGTCGATAATGGTTCCGCTTAGTGTTGTCGGTTCTTGCTGTTGCGCAGAGGTAAAGTTAGGCCACATATAACAAGTGAAGGAGATAGCAAGAGACAATAAGGTACGTAGTGGCAATAGCCTTTCTTTAGGCCGATTGCCGCGATAAGTTGCTGACATAAATTAATTTTTATATATCCGATTGGGTTGTGATAATCCGTAGAAATTAATTTCTACAGATGCGAACGCTGCAAATATAGAGGAGGTTGAAATTAAAACCAAATTAAATCTATATATTTTATAGTCTTTTTTTTAATTTGCAGGTGTTTCTGTGTGTGTAATTTGATTATTTTATTGTTAAAATATTTTTATTCAAATACTTATGAATTTTATATGAACTGTTTGTTTGTTTTTGATTTTAGAAAAATACCCGTTAAGGATGGTATTTTAGAACAGCGCTGAGGCATATGCAGGATCAAGCGAGGTATATTTTGTTCCTATGATACGTATATTTTTTTCGTCTTTTCTTGTGATTTTATACCTTAATTTTATCCCATGTCTGCCTCTGCTGAGGGTAATACTACGGTCGCTTTTCCTTTTAATGTATGATTTATCACAGGACTCAGAGGAGGAGGATAATGTGGCAACTAATTATCCCGATACCATCGAGAAGATACAAGCCTTTATGAAAGCAGCTCATAGAGAAAATGCTGTTTTTCCTTTTCAACATGAAAGTGATTGAAGCGAAGGCTAGGTTGCTCTTTTTCAAAAAAATTAAATAAAATATAAAGAATGAATAAACTATTCCGAAGATTACTTTTCCTGGTAAGCGCTGTTAGCTTTACCTTTTGCTTGGCTCGTGCACAACAGCACAATATAAAAAGAAAACCTAATTTTATTGTCGTTTTCACAGACGACCAGGGCTATGGAGATTTAGGTACTTATGGCAGTCCGACAATTAAAACTCCAAATATTGATCAAATGGCCAACGAAGGC
This Olivibacter sp. SDN3 DNA region includes the following protein-coding sequences:
- a CDS encoding TonB-dependent receptor, whose amino-acid sequence is MSATYRGNRPKERLLPLRTLLSLAISFTCYMWPNFTSAQQQEPTTLSGTIIDEQTGEKLPGATVNVIGTSLSTKSDENGSFILKLSQELPVTIRVQYIGYTALELVANQHQLTLALQPDAGQLDEVVVVGYGSQKRSSLTNSVASIDGTQLTQRPVSNIQQAMQGTMPGVTIQDRGGAPGRSTANIRVRGITTFNSNLASTDGFDLSKNEALVIVDGFEQRMTDINPDDIENITVLKDAASTAIYGSRATNGVVLITTKKAKESQVQVDYNGYYALQNAINRPKMMALEQYMNLQAVAYSNAGVAVPDRFTEESIQTWVNATDRYQYPLPNTWFQTMLHTAPHQNHHIAVSGGNDKTRNRLSVRYNSQDGIITNFDNKLAEAKFNSIYHVSKQLTFSGDVNYRYNQSTAPTVDPINNFFHGSLWAVPKYPDGTYGLSTQGNNPLMFAEQGGLSRRKDDLLSGYVKADIHILEGLDFSVQLAGRANFTNDKNFTNAYSNTDQNTNITKTVVNNSLLERRDNFKEYTINNLLTYERTFQDHYLKGLIGYSQIGNTRNYLTAYRERFHSNDINSIGQGADDGTKDNDGWDHEFGLRSYFGRINYALFNRYLLEVNGRYDGSSKFTGARQYSFFPSFSLGWRIADESFFENIRSTINDLKLRGSWGETGNQSVDLYSYYAALEAVGYPFGSTIAQGYRQQILANTDLGWESTTQLDIGIDALLLNSKLNLTIDYYRKVTNDILLNLDIPSTVGLIAPPQNAGSVENKGWEFSLGYNSNRGADRFNYSVSANFNINHNEVIDLKGTGPYINGSDIDPRYIIQTGLPVNTLWGYRTDGLFQSAEEIAAYGATYAANTQPGDVKYLDLNGDGLINSNDMEAIGNPFPIYTFGLNSSFSYKSFELNVLLQGAADVDTRLAGALAEMGNQEGFTHQVYANNYWTPEHPDARFPRPIKFDLRNVATSDRLVVDASYLRLKNVQLAYALPEQVAKKLHLQRARVYISGTNLLTFSKLNEWNLDPEVGSGRAVYYPQTSLYTLGINLTY